In the genome of Arachis stenosperma cultivar V10309 chromosome 6, arast.V10309.gnm1.PFL2, whole genome shotgun sequence, the window TTCCCTTTCTTTCATCTGAAGCAGAAGCTTTTCTGTTCTGCTTTTCTCTACTTCAGCTTCTAGAGATTTCGCAGTGATTGAGGCCATTTCCTCTTTCTGCCGAATCGATGCAAGGTTCAATTTCTCTTCTTCAAGTTCGGTTTTCAACGCCGCTGCGGCTTCCTTTAAGTTACTAACCTCAGCAGTTGCTTTTTCTATGTTACTTTTCACTTCCGCGAGTTCCTTCTTCGCAGATTCAACGGCTTCTTTTATTTCATTGTGTATCTTCGTCCTCAAAGGCCACAGTTCTTCACGTTCGGCACTTCCGTCTTGCCTCGACTGTGCTTCTGTATAAGCATTCATTTCATCTTTCAGATCCGTCAGCAAAGTCGAGGCCGTGTCCAATTTAGACTTCAGATCTTTAGCAGCTAAGATTTTCTGGTTTATTCTTTGAAGTTCTTCTTCTGAGTGTTTAAGATCTTTTTCCCAATTGAGAGAGTCCTGATCCCTAGCCATAACCGATTCCATCCGATGTTCTTCGGCTTCCATGTGCGCTGCATGTGCTGCTTCCATCGATTCCTTTATAGCAAGCAACTCAATGGTTAATTCTTCCACAGTCTTCTCAACCTGTTTGGACGAAGTAATTGCTTCTTCCGATTTCTGAATAGCTTCCTCTTTTTCAACAACTAAGGAAGCGTATTCCTTACGCAACGCGTCCAGCTCCTCTTTAACCGATGTTAGCTCTGTAACTGCCGCAGTGTACCTGGCCTTTGCGACCTCAAGCTGTGCCTTGGCCGCCACGCTCGAGTCCTCGGCGATACCTTGCTCCATCTCTTCCACTCTGAGCTTCGCGAGTTCCGAATCCTGTCTTGCCTGACGCTCTTCGGTTTGTGCTCTCTCCAGGTTCAGTTTCAGCTCTTCTATTAGTCTCTTGGTGGTGTCCAGCTCCTGAAGTACTTCTTGTTTCGCTTTCTCTGCCGCCTCTGATTTCTTTTTGTATATTGGGATCTCCTGCTGCACTTTCTCGAGTTCTTGTTCTACGTCCTTTCGTCTCTGCATCATAGAATGTGCCAAAATTAACATTCACTGAATATATCATAACATTTGGGTGGAAACTCAGATggtttgactgatttgactaaattttcatcttaCGGCtctcaacttcacgtgaagtctaCTGCACCTGAGTTTACACCTGACATTTGTGATTTGtgttgtaattattttttaatttttatacctCCACGGTCTGTTTCTTATGAGCCTTCCAATCCACAATTCCTCCGAACTTGGAAACAGCTTCCTTTACAGATTCGAAGGGAGCTGCCGTGTCGATGAAGCCTCTATTCTCAGCATTTTTCTTGGAACTTGAAGGCGAGCCGGTTGGTATATGAGCAACATCAGCCTTTTTTCGAGCCGTTGAGTTCATCTTTCGTCTTCTATTCTCCTTCAGCATCTGCAACAATTTTATTTCCGGTGCCGATGTAGACCGTTTTATCAAGTCATTTGCATCCGTAATGGAAGAAGTTTTAAGGGCAGAACCACCTTGATTACTATCATAGAAATCTTCCGGTTCAGAATCAGCATTCATGGTATCCATAGCATTACAAGAATTTGAACTCGTCAATGTTGAATTTTCCTTGCTAAAATCAGTAACTATGATTTGAGGCAATGATAACATAACTTCTTTGGTACTGTCATCATGGAActcttttgtttcaggattagaaGCCGGAATCTCCGTTTGACCATCGATGCTAGTGATACTAGATTCATCATTGTTAATATTCTTCTGCCTCTCAAGGATCTCTTCAGAATTTGCTTTTTCTGTAGAAGCTGAATTCTCTTGTTCTATGATTTGACCATCATTCGAATTATCAGTATTAACATTCTTCTGCTGCTCAAGGATCTCTTCAGATCCTGGATTTTCTGTAGAAGCTGAATTATCTTGCTCTATGATTTGATCATCTTTTGAGTCTTCATCATTAACATTCTTCTGCGGCTCAAGGATTTCTTCAGAACCTGTGTTGTCTGTAGAAGCTGGATTTTGTTCTATGATTTGATCATCTTTTGAATCTTCATCATTAACATTATTCTGCTGCTCAAGGATCTCTTCAGAACCTGTATTTTCTGTAGAAGCTGAATTTTGTTCTATGATTTGATCATCTTTTGAATCTTCATCATTAACATTCTCCTGCTTCTCAAGAATCTCTTCAGATTCTGCAATCGCCGTAGAAGCTGAATTATCTTGTTCTATGATTTGATCATCATTTGGATCATCGTTAGTAACATTCTCCTGCTTCTCAAGGATCTCTTCAGAATCTGCATTTTCTGCAGAGGCTGAATTATCTTGTTCTATGATTTGATTATCTTTTGAGTCTTCATCATTAACATTCTTTTGCTTCTCAAGGATCTCCTCAGAATCTGCATTCGCCGTAGAAGCTGAATTATCTTGTTCTAACGTTTGATGATCATTTGAATCATCATTATGAAAATTCTCCTGCTTCTCAAGGCTCTCTTCAGAATCTGCATTTGCTGTAGAAGCAGAACTATCTTGTTCTATGatttgatcatcattattaacAATCTCCTGCTTCTCAAGGATCTCGTCAGAATCTGCATTCTCCATAGAAGCTGAATTTTCTTGTTCTATGatttgatcatcattattaacAATCTCCTGCTTCTCAAGGATCTCTTCAGAATCTGCATTCGCTGTAGAAGCTGAATCATCTTGTTCTGTGATTTGGACATCATTTGAATCATCAGTCTCAACATTCTTCTGCTGCTCAAGGATCTCTTCAGAATCTACATTCTCTGTAGAACCTGAATTATCTTGTTCTATAATTTGATCATCATTTGATCCTGCTGTGTGAAGCTTAGTATCATCCAGCGGCGATGATGCCGAGTCATCTGTGGGAGGATTTTCAATTTCTTCAACAATAATTGGACTACCAGAAGAAGCATTAGGCAGCATTGCTGATTCGGTTAATTCCTCGGCTGTTGTCTCCGGCAAACGAGTCTCGGATTCTTCTCTACTATCACTAACAGTGGATTCATTTACATGTGAAGTTTCACCAGGGGTTTCTACATTTTGCTGCTTTTGCTCATTAGCACTTTCTGAAGAGGATTCTGATGAGGGTAGATTCTCCTCAACACCCTCCATTCTTATCAACTCTTGGAACTGCAAAAGCTACCTGAAACACAAGATGCAAAGAAACTCAAtcaatgaaaaacaaaattaagaacaaaaatgATTTCTTATTGCCCAAAATAGGGACCTGATTGAAAAACTTCTCTAAAGACAATACTTTTAGATCAATCAAACCatatcatttttcttttagaatTCATCATATCTATTGGAAAGTTAAATTAGATCAAGGGTTATGCAAATTGCCCTGAAGCACTAAAATCATGATATTTGTTAAGCCTTCACATTGTTCTTTGCACACAGAGACTTACATTATCTAGAATTCCAATCTTCCTAAATAGAATTACCAACATAAAAAACACAACAAAATTGAGACCTATATATTACACCATCTGCATTCTGTAGCAGCTAACCTTGTG includes:
- the LOC130936469 gene encoding protein WEAK CHLOROPLAST MOVEMENT UNDER BLUE LIGHT 1-like; amino-acid sequence: MEGVEENLPSSESSSESANEQKQQNVETPGETSHVNESTVSDSREESETRLPETTAEELTESAMLPNASSGSPIIVEEIENPPTDDSASSPLDDTKLHTAGSNDDQIIEQDNSGSTENVDSEEILEQQKNVETDDSNDVQITEQDDSASTANADSEEILEKQEIVNNDDQIIEQENSASMENADSDEILEKQEIVNNDDQIIEQDSSASTANADSEESLEKQENFHNDDSNDHQTLEQDNSASTANADSEEILEKQKNVNDEDSKDNQIIEQDNSASAENADSEEILEKQENVTNDDPNDDQIIEQDNSASTAIAESEEILEKQENVNDEDSKDDQIIEQNSASTENTGSEEILEQQNNVNDEDSKDDQIIEQNPASTDNTGSEEILEPQKNVNDEDSKDDQIIEQDNSASTENPGSEEILEQQKNVNTDNSNDGQIIEQENSASTEKANSEEILERQKNINNDESSITSIDGQTEIPASNPETKEFHDDSTKEVMLSLPQIIVTDFSKENSTLTSSNSCNAMDTMNADSEPEDFYDSNQGGSALKTSSITDANDLIKRSTSAPEIKLLQMLKENRRRKMNSTARKKADVAHIPTGSPSSSKKNAENRGFIDTAAPFESVKEAVSKFGGIVDWKAHKKQTVERRKDVEQELEKVQQEIPIYKKKSEAAEKAKQEVLQELDTTKRLIEELKLNLERAQTEERQARQDSELAKLRVEEMEQGIAEDSSVAAKAQLEVAKARYTAAVTELTSVKEELDALRKEYASLVVEKEEAIQKSEEAITSSKQVEKTVEELTIELLAIKESMEAAHAAHMEAEEHRMESVMARDQDSLNWEKDLKHSEEELQRINQKILAAKDLKSKLDTASTLLTDLKDEMNAYTEAQSRQDGSAEREELWPLRTKIHNEIKEAVESAKKELAEVKSNIEKATAEVSNLKEAAAALKTELEEEKLNLASIRQKEEMASITAKSLEAEVEKSRTEKLLLQMKEREARIPQKVREAAEEAKEANSLSQAAREELQRAKEEAEQAKAAASAMQSRLLEVLKEIEAAKTSERCAMAAINALKESELAQSSQEADSSAEVVTLSLEEYYLLSKHAHEAEEGAKAVMATANAEIEAAKESEMISLEKLNEVNAEIAARRETLRDAMCKAEKAKEGKLGMEYELRRWRSERDRGEHQKSMSRDSFDSGSRGYDSAIGSPDLRNGKKKKKSFFPRFLMFFARRKSYSSHHCSPY